CGCCGTGCGCGGCGGCGATCTCGGCGGCCGCCTCCGGGCGACGGCCCCAGACCCCGGCGAACTCCACCCCGGGGTGGCCGGCCAGGGCGGGGGCGTGCACCGTGTGGGCCCAGGGGCCGGTGCCGAGCAGTCCGATCCTCATCGTGTGCGTCTCGTGTCTCTTCGGGGCCGGGGTGGCGTGCCGGGGGCTGCCGGGGTCAGCTCTCGACCCGGACGAGGGTGAAACCGTCGTAGCCCTTGGTGCCGACGGTCTGGATCGATGTCGCCGAGACCCGCGGCTCCGCAGCGATCGCGTCGTGCAGGCGGCGGACGCCCAGCACGGCCGGGTCGGTGGAGTCGGCGTCGGCGACCCGGCCGCCGCGGACGACGTTGTCGACGACGATCAGCGAGCCGGGCCGGGTCAGCTGCAGGGCCCACGAGAAGTACACCGGGTTGCTCGGCTTGTCCGCATCGACGAAGACCAGGTCGAACGGCTCGGCGCCCTCCTCGGCGAGCCGGCGGAGGCTGTCGGCGCCGGCACCCAGGCGCACCTCGGCGACCTCGGCGAGGCCGGCGTGCTTGAGGTTGGCCCGGGCGACGTCGGCGTGCACCGGGTCGATCTCCAGGGTGACCAGGGTGCCGTCGGCGGGCAGGGCCCGGGCCATCCAGATCGCGCTGTAGCCGGCGAGGGTGCCGACCTCCAGGATCCGGCGGGCGCCGACGGTCTGCGCGAGCAGCTGGAGCAGCTTGCCCTGCGGGGCCGACACGGCGATCTGCGGCAGCCCGGCCTCGTCGGCGGCCTGCTGGGCGGCCGCCAGTACGGGGTCATCGCCGATCAGACTGCCGGTGAAGTACTCGTCGACCGCCGTCCACTGCTGCTGGCTCACGCCCGTCTCCCCATCCGTCGCGGCCGGACCGGGTGTGCGGTCCGTCACCCGCACCCTAGCCGACCGCCGTCCGGGCGTCCCGCGACGACCGCCTGACGGTCAGTCGACGGCCGACTCGACGGGAGCGGCGGCGGGCTCCATCGGCTCGCCGCTCAGGCCGCCGGACTGCTCGGGGTGTTCGGCGCGGGCCTTGGCGGCACGGCGCTTCATCAGCCACGCGGATCCGACCCCGCCCAGCGCCGCGGCGACCAGCCCGATCCAGGAGAAGCTCTTGAGCCACTGCTCGGCGACCTTGCCGACCTGGTACACGAGCAGCGTGGTGCCGCCGGCCCAGGCGACGCCGCCGAGCACGTTGGCGATCAGGAACTTCCAGTACGGCATCCGCAGCGCACCGGCCAGCGGACCGGCGAAGATCCGCAGCAGCGCGATGAACCGGCCGAAGAACACCGCCCACATGCCCCACCGATGGAAGGAGCGCTCGGCGGTCTCCAGGTGCTCCGGCCCGAA
The Kitasatospora paranensis genome window above contains:
- a CDS encoding DedA family protein; this translates as MHIDQWIEGVPPTSVYALIALIIGLESIGIPLPGEIALVTASLLAARGVVSPWWVAACAILGAVIGDSIGYAIGRRGGRPLFDRLGRRFPRHFGPEHLETAERSFHRWGMWAVFFGRFIALLRIFAGPLAGALRMPYWKFLIANVLGGVAWAGGTTLLVYQVGKVAEQWLKSFSWIGLVAAALGGVGSAWLMKRRAAKARAEHPEQSGGLSGEPMEPAAAPVESAVD
- a CDS encoding O-methyltransferase, which gives rise to MSQQQWTAVDEYFTGSLIGDDPVLAAAQQAADEAGLPQIAVSAPQGKLLQLLAQTVGARRILEVGTLAGYSAIWMARALPADGTLVTLEIDPVHADVARANLKHAGLAEVAEVRLGAGADSLRRLAEEGAEPFDLVFVDADKPSNPVYFSWALQLTRPGSLIVVDNVVRGGRVADADSTDPAVLGVRRLHDAIAAEPRVSATSIQTVGTKGYDGFTLVRVES